In Bufo gargarizans isolate SCDJY-AF-19 chromosome 6, ASM1485885v1, whole genome shotgun sequence, a single genomic region encodes these proteins:
- the LOC122941987 gene encoding olfactory receptor 11L1-like yields MSTMNQTRVTEFILLAFGNLHSFNIVLFILFLIIFIFTVIGNLVLIVLFSVNSKLHSPMYYLLCHLSFSDLVISSNIVPNMLDAILFGGKKISYIACITQLYFFSGSTFTECFLLSVMSYDRYLAICNPLRYSSIMDFKLQICLSLWPWLLGLTVNLSGVMPILNFIFCYDNIIDHFFCDISPVLKLSCSDTSMVELEVFLFSMPLFILPCGFIIVTYVYIFLNILKIPSTTGKQKAFSTCSSHLIVVVTFYGTLIAKYMIPSVGHSSLINKIVSLLHTLFTPLLNPIIYSLRNQDIKVAVKKMVDVTMP; encoded by the coding sequence ATGTCTACAATGAACCAGACAAGAGTGACGGAATTCATTCTTTTAGCTTTCGGAAACCTTCACAGCTTTAATATTGTGTTATTTATTTTGTTcttgatcatttttatttttacagttatAGGAAACCTTGTGCTCATTGTCCTTTTTTCAGTCAACAGCaagctccactcccccatgtaTTATTTGCTTTGTCATCTTTCCTTTTCTGATCTTGTGATTTCATCAAACATTGTTCCTAACATGCTTGATGCCATTttgtttggagggaaaaaaattaGTTACATCGCCTGTATCACCCAATTATACTTCTTTAGCGGTTCAACCTTTACAGAATGTTTCCTTCTCTCTGTAATGTCCTATGATCGTTACTTGGCCATCTGCAACCCCTTACGATACTCTAGTATCATGGACTTCAAGCTCCAGATCTGTCTGTCACTGTGGCCATGGCTGTTAGGTCTGACTGTTAATCTTTCAGGAGTCATGCCtatattgaattttattttttgttatgacAACATCATTGACCATTTCTTCTGCGACATTTCTCCTGTTCTGAAACTTTCCTGTTCAGACACTTCTATGGTAGAACTGGAAGTCTTTCTGTTTTCTATGCCACTATTTATCCTTCCTTGTGGCTTTATCATTGTGACCTATGTTTATATCTTCCTCAACATACTCAAGATACCATCTACAACTGGCAAACAAAAAGCCTTCTCTACCTGCAGTTCTCATCTTATTGTTGTGGTCACATTTTATGGGACACTAATAGCAAAATACATGATCCCATCTGTAGGACATTCCTCACTCATTAATAAAATTGTTTCCCTATTACATACTTTATTTACCCCCTTGCTAAACCCCATAATATATAGCCTCAGAAACCAGGACATAAAGGTGGCGGTCAAAAAAATGGTGg